A genomic stretch from Antarcticibacterium flavum includes:
- a CDS encoding alpha/beta hydrolase, whose translation MKYIIFSIKPVYIFLIAITFYSCSSTKSGIIKIQEQGSFAVGGTVKKSPGTFDPVEHGAFNPRNQSTEGQTLHGDHGTVFYQRPVNARELPLVFWHGFGQSMRTWQTTPDGREGFQSIFLRKRFPVYLIDQPRRGLAGRGTEGTTIPAATDDQLWFGIFRLGMGTEFYEGVQFSKDPQALDQFFRQMTPDTGPLEIDLNIAAVSALFDRIGPGVLVTHSHSGGQGWLTALQNQNIKGIVSYEPGSNFVFPEGEVPEPMPYLGGQLSARAVPMDEFKRLTEIPIIIYYGDYIPEEVTQNPGKEQWRVALAMARKWTETVKKHGGDVTLVPLPEIGLEGNTHFPMSDLNNKEVADHLFEWLKEKGLD comes from the coding sequence ATGAAATATATAATTTTTAGTATTAAACCGGTTTACATATTTTTAATTGCCATTACCTTCTATTCCTGCAGCTCCACGAAGAGCGGTATTATCAAAATTCAGGAACAGGGAAGTTTTGCAGTGGGTGGTACAGTCAAAAAGAGCCCCGGCACTTTTGATCCTGTAGAACACGGGGCTTTCAATCCTCGCAATCAAAGTACAGAAGGTCAAACATTGCATGGCGATCACGGCACTGTGTTTTACCAAAGGCCTGTAAATGCCAGGGAACTCCCGCTGGTTTTCTGGCATGGCTTCGGACAATCTATGAGGACCTGGCAAACTACACCAGATGGCAGAGAGGGATTCCAAAGTATTTTTCTTCGGAAACGTTTTCCGGTATATTTAATTGATCAGCCACGACGAGGCCTCGCCGGACGGGGTACTGAAGGAACTACAATTCCAGCCGCTACAGATGATCAGTTGTGGTTCGGGATTTTCCGTTTAGGAATGGGAACCGAATTTTATGAAGGAGTTCAATTTTCTAAAGATCCACAGGCCTTAGATCAATTCTTTAGACAAATGACGCCCGATACTGGACCCCTCGAGATTGATTTAAATATAGCTGCAGTTTCTGCTTTATTTGACAGAATTGGACCCGGCGTTTTAGTTACCCATTCTCATAGCGGTGGCCAGGGTTGGCTTACTGCTTTACAAAATCAAAATATTAAAGGGATTGTTTCTTATGAACCTGGAAGTAATTTCGTGTTTCCTGAAGGAGAGGTGCCGGAACCTATGCCCTATCTGGGTGGGCAATTGAGCGCCCGGGCTGTTCCAATGGATGAATTTAAACGTCTCACTGAGATCCCCATTATCATCTACTATGGAGATTATATACCTGAAGAAGTTACCCAAAACCCCGGAAAGGAACAGTGGCGTGTAGCTCTTGCCATGGCAAGAAAATGGACAGAAACTGTTAAAAAGCATGGTGGGGATGTAACATTAGTGCCACTGCCTGAAATAGGACTTGAGGGGAACACCCATTTCCCAATGTCTGACCTTAACAATAAAGAAGTGGCAGATCATTTGTTTGAATGGTTGAAGGAAAAAGGACTGGATTAA
- a CDS encoding helix-turn-helix domain-containing protein yields the protein MEGLFKFETVSEYNALNNHETLHPLVNIIDFSKANPRSWGGAKTIKINYGLYCIFLKEVKCGDLKYGRNYYDYQEGTLVFVSPGQVMEIENSGEMYQPIGHALVFHPDLISGTSLARSIQEYGFFSYKMSEALHLSEKERQLVLDCFSKIKYELQQGVDKHSKKLITSNIELFLNYCDRFYDRQFITRDNANRGILEKFEELLNGYFRSEMPQLSGLPSVAYFADELHLSPNYFGDLIKKETGKSAQEYIQNKIIEVSKNRMFNLEKSVNEIAYELGFKYPQHFTRLFKQRVGLTPKEFRNMN from the coding sequence ATGGAGGGTTTATTTAAGTTCGAGACGGTAAGTGAATATAATGCATTAAATAATCACGAGACGCTGCATCCCCTGGTGAATATCATTGATTTCTCTAAGGCAAATCCACGTAGCTGGGGCGGAGCGAAGACTATAAAAATAAATTATGGTCTTTACTGTATTTTCTTAAAAGAAGTAAAATGCGGAGATTTAAAGTATGGCCGAAATTATTATGACTACCAGGAAGGTACTTTAGTTTTTGTTTCTCCGGGACAGGTAATGGAAATTGAGAATAGTGGGGAAATGTACCAGCCAATAGGTCATGCCTTGGTGTTTCATCCAGATCTAATATCGGGAACATCTCTCGCTCGCAGTATTCAGGAATATGGATTTTTTAGCTATAAAATGAGTGAAGCATTGCACTTATCAGAAAAAGAAAGGCAGCTTGTGCTTGATTGTTTTTCTAAAATTAAATATGAATTACAACAAGGGGTGGATAAGCATAGTAAGAAACTTATCACTTCCAATATTGAGCTGTTCTTAAATTATTGCGATCGTTTTTACGACCGTCAGTTTATAACCAGAGACAATGCTAACCGGGGAATACTGGAAAAATTTGAAGAGTTGCTCAACGGCTACTTTAGATCTGAAATGCCGCAACTAAGCGGTTTACCCTCTGTTGCCTATTTTGCAGATGAATTACATTTATCTCCAAATTATTTTGGAGATCTTATAAAAAAAGAAACAGGTAAATCTGCTCAGGAATATATACAAAATAAGATCATCGAGGTTTCTAAGAACAGAATGTTCAATCTTGAAAAATCTGTAAATGAAATTGCTTATGAGTTAGGTTTTAAATACCCACAACATTTTACCAGGCTATTTAAACAAAGAGTGGGATTAACACCAAAGGAGTTTCGGAATATGAATTAG
- a CDS encoding HD domain-containing protein, whose product MEEEALEFARKAHAEQFRKYSNEPYIVHPIRVAELVKTVSHSHDMVCAAYLHDVVEDTPVSIDEIHAEFGQGIGDLVDELTDEFLKINYPHFNRSSRKQREVERQAGMSREAKTIKLADVIDNTLDIVKNDKGFARKYLREMEALVKVLSEGDELLYQKALQEIEEAKRVLREEEN is encoded by the coding sequence ATGGAAGAAGAGGCCTTGGAGTTTGCACGCAAAGCTCACGCAGAGCAGTTCCGTAAATATTCAAACGAACCTTACATCGTGCATCCTATACGAGTTGCAGAACTTGTAAAGACCGTTTCCCACTCTCACGATATGGTTTGTGCTGCCTATTTGCATGATGTAGTAGAGGATACCCCTGTAAGCATTGACGAAATCCATGCAGAGTTTGGGCAGGGAATTGGAGACCTGGTAGATGAATTGACAGATGAATTCCTGAAGATAAATTACCCGCATTTTAACCGTAGTTCCCGCAAGCAAAGAGAGGTGGAGAGACAGGCGGGAATGAGCAGGGAGGCCAAAACGATCAAATTGGCAGATGTGATAGATAACACTCTGGATATAGTTAAAAATGATAAAGGATTTGCAAGGAAATATCTCAGGGAAATGGAAGCCCTTGTCAAGGTATTAAGCGAGGGTGATGAATTACTTTATCAAAAAGCTTTACAGGAAATAGAGGAGGCAAAGCGCGTTTTAAGGGAGGAGGAAAATTGA
- a CDS encoding DUF4440 domain-containing protein produces MKSVQNLFLILALGLLIPNFLLAQESIFPKGNKAPNVNHTGDVWLSHVFDADETFDFNISQAVSAEGSKLNWHLHPDGQLLLITHGVGYYQEKGKEVMVVRAGDVVKCLPNVEHWHGATPNNTVTYLAISGNSPTKWTDTLTAETYNALKTPELAHKDSEQEIIELSKKKWKWMADKEADTLADLFHEKSQFVHMGGSWGKEREVEVIRSGGIHYKNAEIHDVSVDVMGNTAILLNRITLLAVVGGNEVTNPFMVTEVYKKEDGDWKLANMSFVRQMDRPGN; encoded by the coding sequence ATGAAAAGCGTACAAAATTTGTTTCTGATTCTGGCTTTAGGATTATTAATTCCAAATTTCCTGTTGGCTCAGGAAAGTATTTTTCCTAAAGGTAACAAAGCACCTAATGTTAATCATACCGGAGATGTGTGGTTGAGCCATGTGTTTGATGCCGATGAAACATTCGATTTTAACATCTCTCAGGCCGTATCTGCTGAGGGATCTAAACTAAACTGGCATTTGCATCCTGATGGACAATTACTATTAATTACTCACGGGGTTGGTTATTATCAGGAAAAGGGAAAAGAAGTTATGGTGGTCCGTGCCGGAGACGTTGTGAAGTGTCTTCCAAATGTTGAACACTGGCACGGTGCTACACCCAATAACACGGTTACTTATCTGGCAATAAGTGGAAATTCGCCTACAAAATGGACAGATACCCTTACTGCTGAAACTTATAATGCGCTAAAAACTCCTGAATTAGCACATAAAGATTCCGAGCAGGAAATCATAGAACTTTCTAAAAAGAAATGGAAATGGATGGCAGATAAAGAAGCCGATACTTTGGCAGATCTCTTCCACGAAAAATCCCAGTTCGTTCATATGGGTGGAAGCTGGGGCAAGGAGCGTGAGGTGGAAGTGATAAGGTCCGGTGGTATTCATTACAAAAATGCTGAGATTCACGATGTTTCTGTAGATGTTATGGGCAATACTGCCATTCTTTTAAATCGTATCACTTTACTGGCAGTAGTCGGAGGAAATGAAGTAACAAATCCGTTTATGGTTACAGAAGTATATAAGAAAGAAGATGGGGACTGGAAATTAGCTAATATGTCATTTGTCCGGCAAATGGACCGGCCAGGTAATTAA
- a CDS encoding phage integrase SAM-like domain-containing protein: MATVKYIIRGKEDPVTIYLRFIHGRKHDYIKSTGKIINISNCILSGSGKKSPILEGVKRNSKEMKNLNRKLRDLKNQIIDRYDEAAPGEINSEWLQKQIDIFNGNVAVEETAKSDLLVDAIQNIIDTAGLRENSKGGLGLSKNRIDNYKNLLQIIIKYQGKKRLKVQDVDIKFGKDFLDWMLNKRNYAESYAKKKIDDLKTVCADAEINGFTVSPQLKRVKGGKAKNQYILYLSPQELQTIEQAPLTSKSLLNTRKWLLLGCNLGQRGQDLLNLTEENFVTRNGLEVIELKQEKTGKQVTIPVLPVTKEILKEGLPYNISLQKFNKHLKDLCKEVGIDEVIPGMKIEMVDKNGKIIPKDKNGKRKEKGEKRKVKGSFPKWQLMSSHVCRRSFATNTYGKLPTPLIMQITAHSTEKMFLGYIGKSSMDYAQQIADFYAKEAQKTVIK, from the coding sequence ATGGCTACAGTCAAATATATTATTAGAGGAAAAGAAGATCCTGTAACCATTTACCTCCGTTTTATCCATGGCCGGAAACATGATTATATCAAAAGCACTGGAAAAATTATAAATATCTCCAATTGCATTTTATCCGGAAGTGGCAAAAAAAGCCCAATTTTAGAAGGGGTTAAAAGAAATTCTAAAGAAATGAAAAACCTTAACAGGAAGTTGAGGGACCTTAAAAATCAAATAATTGATCGCTACGACGAAGCTGCGCCAGGTGAAATTAACAGTGAATGGCTTCAAAAGCAAATCGATATTTTCAACGGAAATGTTGCGGTGGAAGAGACCGCAAAAAGTGATCTGTTAGTAGATGCTATTCAAAATATTATTGATACTGCTGGACTGAGAGAAAACTCCAAAGGAGGGTTAGGCCTCTCTAAAAATCGAATTGATAACTATAAAAACCTTCTCCAAATTATAATAAAATATCAGGGTAAAAAAAGGCTTAAGGTGCAGGATGTAGACATAAAATTTGGCAAGGATTTTCTTGACTGGATGCTTAATAAAAGAAATTATGCCGAAAGCTATGCCAAGAAAAAAATAGATGATTTGAAAACTGTTTGTGCCGATGCTGAAATAAATGGTTTCACAGTTAGTCCTCAGCTCAAAAGAGTAAAAGGAGGCAAGGCTAAAAACCAATACATTCTATATTTAAGCCCCCAGGAGCTTCAAACAATTGAACAGGCACCACTTACCAGTAAATCATTATTGAACACCAGGAAATGGCTCCTTTTGGGTTGCAACCTTGGACAAAGAGGTCAGGATCTTCTTAACTTAACTGAAGAGAACTTCGTAACACGAAATGGATTGGAAGTTATAGAACTTAAACAAGAGAAAACAGGGAAACAGGTTACTATTCCAGTTCTACCGGTTACGAAGGAAATTTTAAAAGAAGGTCTACCTTATAACATTTCACTTCAAAAGTTTAACAAACACCTGAAGGATCTTTGTAAGGAGGTGGGTATAGATGAGGTCATTCCGGGTATGAAAATTGAAATGGTTGATAAGAATGGAAAAATAATACCGAAGGATAAAAACGGAAAGAGAAAAGAAAAAGGTGAAAAACGAAAAGTAAAAGGATCTTTCCCTAAATGGCAATTGATGAGTTCACATGTGTGCCGAAGATCTTTTGCCACAAATACCTACGGAAAATTGCCCACTCCTTTAATTATGCAAATAACTGCTCATAGTACAGAAAAAATGTTCCTAGGTTACATAGGCAAATCTTCAATGGACTATGCTCAACAAATTGCGGATTTTTATGCTAAAGAAGCACAAAAAACAGTAATTAAATAA
- a CDS encoding flavodoxin family protein, whose translation MGNHLAVALLVLLWLNFSCNGKSTDQPRGEDMVEQESGKTLIVYLSRTNNTKAVAELIQSQVGGDLVELQLQDPYPENYREIVNQVDRENETGYLPPLKTGIKELNQYDTIFIGFPTWDMQLPPPMKSFLNQYTLSGKTIIPFNTNGGYGLGSSIQQIEELCPECNILETYSTRGGLERDGIYLAIEGERREEVRSQVNDWLQKIGLMQQN comes from the coding sequence ATGGGAAATCATCTAGCTGTTGCACTACTGGTTCTCCTGTGGTTGAATTTTTCCTGCAACGGAAAATCGACAGATCAGCCACGGGGGGAGGATATGGTTGAACAGGAAAGTGGCAAAACTTTGATCGTTTACCTATCCCGAACAAATAATACAAAGGCTGTAGCTGAATTAATCCAGAGTCAAGTAGGCGGTGACCTGGTTGAACTCCAATTACAAGATCCATATCCTGAAAATTATCGGGAAATTGTTAACCAGGTTGACAGAGAAAACGAAACCGGATATTTACCTCCTTTAAAGACTGGAATAAAGGAGCTGAATCAATATGACACAATTTTCATAGGATTTCCAACCTGGGATATGCAATTGCCTCCTCCAATGAAATCTTTTCTGAATCAATATACTCTTAGTGGTAAAACAATAATTCCTTTTAATACCAATGGAGGGTATGGTTTAGGAAGCAGTATTCAACAAATAGAAGAGCTATGTCCTGAATGTAATATTCTGGAAACGTATTCAACCAGAGGTGGTTTGGAAAGAGATGGAATTTACCTTGCCATCGAAGGAGAAAGACGAGAAGAAGTTCGCTCTCAAGTTAATGATTGGTTGCAAAAAATTGGTTTAATGCAACAAAATTAA
- a CDS encoding aldo/keto reductase has translation MEKDNLKDTNDKSGINFNRRSFLGSTAIAGLGLALNPFSLGAQTSHQNSGKKEEKKTKLATNRRNLGKLEVSSLGLGGLPVVGFYTGGVREQEKVNKLYREAFENGVTFFDTAEVYGPHMNERQVGEAIKPFRKEVVLATKFGFNVEPQSGERGGVDSSAKTIRRAVEGMLKRLNTDYIDLLYQHRVDPNVPIEDVAGTVQELIKEGKVLHWGLSEPGLNTIRRAHAVQPLAAIQNEYSPWTRDPEAEVLPLCKELNIGFVPWCPLGYGFFADAINENTRFSEGDFRTILPRTTPENIPQNLKMLYYIEEWGLRKNATPAQITLAWLQAQKPWIVPIPGTSNSVHLRENIKANEISFTSEELNDFNEGLSQIEIAGARNAQPVLDGMGVEAPPKE, from the coding sequence ATGGAAAAAGATAATCTTAAAGATACTAACGACAAGTCAGGAATTAATTTTAATAGACGGTCCTTTTTAGGCAGCACAGCAATTGCGGGTTTAGGCCTTGCGTTAAATCCGTTTTCTCTGGGAGCACAGACTTCGCACCAGAATTCCGGAAAGAAAGAGGAGAAAAAAACAAAACTAGCCACCAATCGTAGAAACCTTGGAAAATTGGAGGTTTCCTCTCTTGGTTTAGGCGGCCTTCCTGTTGTTGGCTTCTATACCGGAGGTGTACGGGAACAGGAGAAAGTAAATAAGCTTTATAGAGAAGCCTTTGAAAATGGCGTAACCTTTTTTGATACAGCTGAAGTTTATGGTCCACACATGAATGAAAGACAGGTGGGAGAAGCAATAAAGCCCTTTAGAAAAGAAGTGGTGCTGGCCACTAAATTTGGGTTCAATGTAGAACCTCAATCCGGGGAAAGAGGAGGAGTTGACAGTAGCGCCAAAACCATTCGTAGAGCTGTTGAGGGAATGCTGAAAAGACTGAATACAGATTATATTGACCTGCTATACCAGCACCGTGTTGATCCGAATGTCCCTATTGAAGATGTGGCAGGTACCGTTCAGGAATTAATTAAAGAAGGAAAGGTGCTGCATTGGGGGCTTTCTGAACCAGGTCTAAACACAATACGGAGAGCACACGCCGTACAACCACTAGCTGCCATTCAAAATGAATATTCGCCATGGACGAGAGATCCTGAAGCTGAAGTTTTGCCTCTCTGTAAGGAATTAAATATTGGTTTTGTTCCCTGGTGCCCTTTGGGATATGGATTTTTTGCGGATGCAATCAATGAGAACACCCGGTTTTCTGAAGGAGATTTCCGAACTATTTTACCACGAACCACGCCTGAGAATATTCCTCAAAATTTAAAAATGCTTTATTACATAGAAGAATGGGGACTTCGTAAAAATGCAACACCCGCTCAGATAACCTTAGCATGGTTACAGGCTCAAAAACCCTGGATCGTGCCAATCCCAGGGACTTCAAATTCGGTTCATCTCAGGGAAAACATAAAAGCAAATGAAATTTCCTTTACTTCAGAAGAACTTAATGATTTTAATGAGGGACTTTCACAAATTGAAATTGCAGGTGCCCGTAATGCACAACCTGTTCTTGATGGGATGGGTGTAGAAGCTCCTCCAAAGGAATAA